One region of Pseudoalteromonas sp. R3 genomic DNA includes:
- a CDS encoding phosphopantetheine-binding protein: protein MELNCGGKQEEQGAHIQGLAQALAAQLPAYMIPAAFVLVQDWPLTPNGKIDRHALPEADFSLMQAEYVAPASELETQLVALWSELLDLPAEQISTQANFFELGGHSLLVMKLLQALNQHLEIELQIADLYRCENIQQIAGFIESVQAIHDQALPAQQDNNEFEDFEL, encoded by the coding sequence GTGGAATTAAACTGCGGTGGCAAACAGGAGGAACAAGGTGCGCATATTCAGGGGCTGGCCCAGGCACTGGCCGCCCAGTTACCTGCCTATATGATCCCCGCAGCCTTTGTACTGGTGCAAGACTGGCCGTTAACACCGAATGGAAAAATCGACAGACATGCTCTGCCCGAAGCGGATTTCAGTCTGATGCAGGCTGAATATGTGGCACCGGCCAGCGAGCTGGAAACGCAGCTGGTTGCACTGTGGTCGGAGTTACTGGACCTGCCAGCTGAGCAGATCAGTACACAGGCCAACTTTTTTGAGCTGGGTGGCCATTCACTGTTGGTCATGAAGTTGCTTCAGGCGCTTAACCAGCACCTTGAAATTGAACTGCAAATCGCTGACCTGTATCGCTGCGAAAATATTCAGCAGATTGCCGGGTTTATTGAGTCGGTTCAGGCCATTCATGACCAGGCGCTGCCAGCGCAGCAAGACAACAATGAATTTGAGGATTTTGAGCTATGA